Proteins from one Athalia rosae chromosome 8, iyAthRosa1.1, whole genome shotgun sequence genomic window:
- the LOC105686593 gene encoding TP53-binding protein 1-like isoform X3, producing MSKTPDIEKPVPDSQETYYDKSQNIDNSQMFNESQDFALIVAEDSDESTKNRSPIDNELANPSVNENLEETEKIKRQTDIADINQTAPIIEEKIKDVVNEADETKENDTMASLKMQTDSDDSKSKEKSGSDDDEIIQGTPPEIWSPSRKLLSGTTAGKRKAEPIDEPLAKIPRTLSEEDAFKLDKEEVANRISKSREGKKLIFNDVQIGKKESQTDIICENTEQIADKDGQQIDSCVVDAQTKKVIIEETQTDIICENTEQIDDKDDQKMDVDAQTRKVVIEETQTDVICENTEQIDDKDNQRMDSCAVDVQPKKVIIQESQDVVDSEPITSTNGRDKDKNVSSDVTQKITENPEIVADQTNSESDVSSTKPDSSENNISPLIDSQAKDVRQKKITLPKSPEKKTKVTTNGDSTEKAVCNVPVESIDITETDGSEETTGNVKKISNKQNESASEPEKCFWNTALPTTDSNSDSNFEPSSNGSNKSRRSVEVIFDRKSSSQEKKKCQEWVQIDEEGEKIVLDSSAEDFQLRMSTGSSTHSPKNSTIYKSCLDAKSHSESSYKSANLNEAQGNKEWTESSSCQITNGEEDLAGSGTTKSVSIGSDVSMDDATPEPGKRDTTKPNPIQSETVKISSANPKLNDSVELANLVSDSEGDSLVINERVENKTAEKITVGFTKGFAANKTTAFEKRMRFYVELKYLLHVDDGTKEIVGKEITDVQCEPIFETAIPRRNSDASGCLADISGNENKDTSPGSVISNPQLFPLLPSRFSIASTVSSSSSVSSAASLAAKLLKDGQFSLPKGRAKHAKRPATEPVLEDHLNLSGDSKKSTHGWNNAQLILDTLLSSAGTIISSPDILQCDEKPEKIEDQVLSSTPEPIQDEQINSQEVTPKSTRAKKPLKRIRTKSNTSQSNAIRKASPEVISTSQEDRVPIPKKTLDNVDSVQSEQSSQIGILSTPSKLTARSESLRSLTPQNLLSNELVGKVVFARWSDHNYYPGEVIEKTKDKYRVKFYDGKTKLMIEDFIIPMPEVLKDGWSVYATTEEDDYGSIGMIRKSENVDNVLYYTIEMDDGKTVRVEVKDIFLMPGQAEVLREDFNRQVKNLPKTPQHLGQVSLDNLVDGKRRSRRAITPTISTPKSKKITTPRVSKLTDLVTPSGSGVSNFRLTLRELSSSGSETKATDSNVSWTEDVDGVQPELVEIPAAQVSKGPSNRMKGKGRSKSKQQQNDAELGPIPSKSSTIFKNMTFILTCTSSDLISRRQTDDSCSETGTENEEDWRKIPFIKERIQKQLTSGGGKVYDSFKLIPQSEYKNTKLITNVPNLTAKSVQCMSVGIPTCSHNWVINCCKENKTLSVSDYALPVGLSIVRNKYIELWERPNKEPFNGMVIGIPMLDNRNVAKRSVQFWSRICENAGAVVQVIEDTDSDLCNLTAVLADNRCPNWIVEKACDWQIPLVSTVWIVQCLIEGRLVLHDSHPEFSHMNI from the exons atgtcgaaaactCCAGATATTGAGAAGCCTGTGCCAGACTCGCAAGAGACATATTACGATAAGAGCCAGAATATTGACAACAGTCAAATGTTTAACGAAAGCCAAGACTTTGCTCTGATTGTTGCCGAAGACTCCGATGAAAGTACAAAGAATAGATCTCCGATTGATAATGAGCTGGCAAATCCTTCGGTTAAtgaaaatctggaagaaacagaaaaaatcaaaagacagACAGATATTGCCGATATAAACCAGACTGCACcaattatcgaagaaaaaataaaagatgttGTAAACGAAGCCGATGAAACCAAAGAGAATGACACCATGGCAAGTTTAAAAATGCAGACTGATAGCGACGATTCAAAatctaaagaaaaaagtggCAGCGACGATGACGAAATAATCCAAGGAACTCCACCCGAAATATGGTCTCCCTCTAGGAAGTTACTTTCGGGTACAACTGCTGGCAAACGTAAGGCTGAACCGATCGACGAACCATTGGCAAAGATACCGAGAACATTGTCAGAAGAAGACGCCTTTAAACTAGATAAAGAAGAAGTGGCAAACCGAATTAGCAAATCACGCGAAGGTAAAAAGTTAATTTTTAATGATGTACaaattgggaaaaaagaatcccaAACGGATATTATTTGTGAAAATACAGAACAAATCGCGGATAAAGATGGTCAACAAATAGACAGTTGCGTCGTTGATgcgcaaacaaaaaaagtaattatcgAAGAAACGCAAACAGATATTATTTGTGAAAATACAGAACAAATTGACGATAAAGATGATCAGAAGATGGACGTTGACGCGCAAACAAGAAAAGTGGTTATTGAAGAAACCCAAACAGATGTTATTTGTGAGAATACAGAACAAATTGATGATAAAGATAATCAGAGAATGGACAGCTGTGCCGTTGACGTGCAACCAAAAAAAGTAATCATTCAAGAAAGCCAAGATGTCGTAGACTCTGAACCGATAACTTCCACCAATGGACGTGACAAGGACAAGAATGTATCGAGCGACGTCACACAAAAAATCACTGAAAATCCTGAAATTGTTGCAGATCAAACCAATTCAGAGTCCGACGTGTCCAGCACTAAGCCAGATTCATCGGAGAACAACATAAGCCCGCTTATAGACAGCCAGGCTAAAGATGTacggcagaaaaaaataacattgcCAAAGTCTCCGGAGAAGAAGACAAAGGTGACAACAAATGGGGACAGCACAGAAAAGGCCGTTTGTAACGTTCCTGTAGAATCCATTGATATTACAGAAACGGATGGGTCCGAAGAGACAACTGGCAATGTTAAAAAGAtctcaaataaacaaaatgagAGCGCCTCAGAACCAGAGAAATGTTTCTGGAATACTGCCCTGCCAACCACTGACAGCAACTCCGATTCTAATTTTGAACCTTCGTCTAACGGGTCAAACAAATCGAGAAGAAGTGTCGAAGTTATATTTGATCGAAAATCGTCaagccaagaaaaaaagaagtgtcAAGAATGGGTGCAGATTGACGAGGAGGGAGAGAAGATCGTCTTAGACTCCTCTGCGGAGGATTTTCAGCTGAGGATGTCGACGGGCTCATCGACTCACAGTCCTAAGAATTCAACGATTTATAAAAGCTGTTTAGACGCAAAAAGTCACAGCGAATCGAGTTACAAGTCCGCCAATTTGAACGAAGCCCAGGGAAACAAAGAGTGGACCGAATCATCCAGTTGTCAAATAACAAATGGCGAGGAGGATCTAGCGGGAAGTGGAACCACAAAATCTGTTAGCATAGGATCTGATGTATCTATGGATGATGCTACGCCAGAACCTGGTAAGCGGGACACCACAAAACCTAATCCGATACAGTCAGAAACAGTAAAAATATCCAGTGCGAACCCCAAATTGAACGACAGCGTAGAGCTGGCAAATCTGGTGAGCGACAGCGAGGGCGATAGCCTCGTCATTAACGAGcgcgtggaaaataaaactgcCGAAAAAATTACAGTAGGCTTTACCAAGGGATTTGCAGCCAACAAAACTACCGCGTTTGAGAAAAGGATGCGATTTTACGTCGAATTGAAGTACCTGTTACACGTCGACGACGGTACCAAAGAAATCGTTGGCAAAGAAATAACTGATGTCCAATGCGAGCCAATTTTTGAAACTGCTATACCCCGAAGGAATAGCGACGCGTCGGGATGTCTCGCTGACATATCTGGGAATGAGAACAAGGATACTTCACCTGGATCGGTCATAAGTAATCCCCAACTGTTTCCACTCCTCCCGTCGAGATTTTCCATCGCGTCAACGGTGAGCTCGTCAAGTTCCGTGTCGAGCGCCGCCTCTTTGGCTGCAAAACTCTTGAAGGATGGTCAATTTTCGCTTCCGAAAGGCAGAGCGAAGCATGCGAAGAGGCCGGCGACCGAACCAGTTTTGGAAGATCATTTGAacctgagcggagattcgaaAAAGTCGACCCATGGATGGAACAACGCTCAGTTGATCTTGGACACCCTTCTGAGTTCTGCTGGGACAATTATCAGTTCGCCGGATATTCTCCAGTGCGATGAGAAAcctgaaaaaatcgaggaccAAGTACTGTCGTCCACTCCAGAGCCGATCCAAGACGAACAAATTAATTCTCAAGAAGTAACGCCGAAAAGTACAAGGGCCAAGAAACCGCTGAAACGAATCCGGACGAAGAGTAACACCTCGCAAAGTAATGCGATTAGGAAGGCGTCTCCGGAGGTTATATCGACGAGTCAAGAAGACAGGGTTCCCATTCCCAAAAAGACGCTGGATAACGTCGACAGCGTCCAGTCCGAACAATCATCCCAAATAGGGATTCTCTCAACTCCGAGTAAGTTGACAGCCAGATCAGAGTCTCTGAGGAGCCTCACTCCGCAGAACTTATTGAGCAACGAATTGGTGGGGAAAGTCGTATTTGCGAGATGGAGTGACCATAATTACTATCCGGGGGaagttattgaaaaaacaaaggacaAATACAGGGTGAAGTTCTATGACGGCAAGACCAAACTCATGATCGAGGATTTCATAATACCTATGCCCGAGGTACTGAAGGATGGTTGGTCGGTTTATGCCACTACCGAAGAAGATGATTATGGGTCAATAGGGATGATTCGAAAGTCCGAGAATGTTGACAATGTTTTATATTACACTATTGAAATGGATGACGGTAAAACAGTGCGTGTAGAAGTGAAGGATATATTTTTGATGCCGGGACAGGCTGAGGTTTTGAGAGAAGACTTTAATCGCCAGGTAAAGAATTTACCAAAAACCCCACAGCACTTGGGTCAAGTTAGTCTGGACAATTTGGTGGATGGGAAGAGAAGGTCTAGACGTGCGATTACTCCAACAATTTCAACTcctaaatcaaaaaaaattaccacgcCTAGAGTTTCCAAGCTCACTGACCTTGTGACGCCGTCAGGTTCTGGTGTTTCAAACTTTAGATTGACCTTGAGAGAGTTATCCAGTTCTGGAAGCGAGACCAAAGCGACTGACTCGAACGTTTCGTGGACAGAAGATGTGGACGGTGTTCAACCCGAACTCGTTGAGATTCCAGCTGCACAGGTTTCGAAAGGACCCTCGAACCGAATGAAAGGAAAAGGTCGCAGCAAATCCAAACAACAACAGAACGACGCAGAACTTGGTCCTATCCCTTCAAAAAgttcaacaattttcaaaaatatgacCTTTATCCTGACCTGCACGTCGTCAGATTTGATATCAAGACGTCAGACGGATGACTCCTGCTCCGAAACTGGTacagaaaatgaagaggaCTGGCGAAAGATACCCTTCATAAAAGAAAGGATACAAAAACAACTGACCAGTGGCGGCGGAAAAGTCTACGATTCGTTCAAACTAATACCCCAATCAGAGTACAAAAATACCAAACTTATCACAAACGTACCCAATTTAACGGCAAAAAGTGTACAATGTATGTCCGTTGGGATCCCGACTTGCAGCCACAACTGGGTGATCAACTGCTGCAAGGAA AACAAAACTTTGTCGGTTAGTGACTACGCGCTGCCGGTTGGATTAAGTATAGTGAGAAACAAGTACATAGAGTTATGGGAAAGGCCGAACAAAGAACCATTCAACGGTATGGTAATAGGTATACCGATGCTGGATAACAGAAATGTGGCCAAACGTTCGGTCCAATTTTGGAGTCGTATATGTGAGAATGCTGGTGCTGTAGTTCAAGTCATAGAAGATACAG aTTCTGATCTTTGTAACTTAACCGCAGTATTAGCGGACAACAGGTGCCCAAATTGGATTGTAGAAAAAGCCTGTGACTGGCAAATTCCCCTGGTATCGACTGTTTGGATTGTACAATGCCTGATCGAGGGACGATTGGTGCTTCATGACTCCCATCCAGAATTCTCACACATGAATATCTAA